The Colletotrichum destructivum chromosome 7, complete sequence genome contains the following window.
GCACTCGTCCTCGATAGCAGAAAGAGTCCGCCGGCCGGCGGTGACGTTGTTGTTCTCGCCATAGCTGCGGACCAGGCGACTGTCAGCCGTGTAAGCAGGCCATCCGATggcgtccaggccggccGTCGAGTCCTTGACGAAAGCGGCGTAGGCGTCCATCATGACGTGGCTCAGCTCGTACTCGAAGGCCGTCGAGTTGCCGCGGAAGTCGGCGTGCGTCCCGAAGATCATGGGGAGCTCGCTGCCGTGGTAAGCGCCCATCCACGGGCGCGGGGACGTGTTGTTAAAGACAGCCGAGTAGTAGTAGCGGTACGTCGTCCTGCCGGCGGCCAGGCGCTCGCTGGAGGGGTGTCAGCCGCCTCGCTGCTCTTGAAAGAAACACTGGGAGATGGAGAACGCTTACTTGGTGGTCTTGGTGGTAGGACACCAGAAGAAGGTGTAGGACAAgctgtcggcgacggcgggatCAGGGCCGTTCTCGGCATCGTAgggggcgaggaagagaccCTCGGCAGCGTTGaagccgatgatggcgggcTGAGGGGCAGTCAGCCACGTGAGTTCACATCAAACACGGCCAACTTGTCAAAGTATATCCTTACCAAGTCAGACATCTCCCCAAGGGCGGCCTTCTCCGTGTAGTTGGCAAAGACGATCTTGTTGTCGACCTGAGGAGAGAAACCAATTGAGGGCGAGACCTCGGAGTCCTTGTAGTCGGCCACAAAACGCTCAAGCTTCTCGGCAGGAATCTTGCGCATGCAtgccagctcggcggcggcgtcggtcaGGTTCCCGCAGCCCAACTGCTGGGCAACGAAAGTGAAGTTGGAGTGGCTGGCGTCGTGGTTCATTAGCTGGTCCAGGTGGGCCGTGCCGGAGTCCATGATAAGGCCCCGGACGATGGGGTCCTCGGCGTAGGCGAAGCTGTAGTAatcaacggcgacggcgccggccgagtggcCCCAGATGGTCATGCGGTCCGGGTCGCCACCGAACTGGGCGATGTTATCGCGGATCCACTCGACAGCGAAGCGCTGATCCATCAGGCCGAGGTTCTGCtcctcgagggccgccgAGTTGGGGAAGCCGAAGAGCTTCATGCGGTAGTTGAAAGTGACCAGGATGTGCGACTGCGAGCGCTGGATCCAGTTCTGCGGCATCTGATAGGGCACGTCGGTGCCACCCGtctcgaagccgccgccgtagaACCAGATGATGACCGGAAGACCCTCACCTTCgccctcggtctcggtctgCTTGCCGGCGGGAACGGCGTCGGTGGGGACCCAAACACTGGCGGTGAGGCAGTCCTCGTCCATGCCGGCGTCACCGATCATGAACTCGGGGACATCGACGCGCTGGATGGCCGGGTGGATGGAGATGTACTGCCAgcaagaaggggggagagaggtAGCGTTGAGCACGGTACCATTGGCGAAGAGAGAGCTTGATtgcgggacgacgtagggCTGTGGAGGCTCCCATCgcaggtcggcgaggggCGGCGCGGCGTAGGGGATGCCCAGGAACTCGGCCACCTTGGGGGCGTCGGAGGCGATCCGGCCCTGGACCGTGAGGCCGTTTCCGAGTCGGACGCTGGGGCCGGCACTCACCGAggcaaggaggccggcgaagGTGGCTACGAACTTGACGTTGCACATCATGAAGGGCAGCTCTTGGGTGATCGCTCGGGTTGGCTTGGCAAAGCCTCAATAAGCAGAGCGTCGAGTATATATTACAGACTTCCTTCGGAACTCGGGGGGCAACTTGGtgtctttttctccttcttctaaCAAGCCCGGCATACCTATCCCCCCCCGATCCCCTAGGTATGGCATCGGAATCCGTCCATGCTCCACCAGCATAGCGACTCTGCGATGCCAGTcttggaagagaagaggTGGCACGGTTGACCTCATCGGAGATTACTGGGCAGAACCCCACACTCTTCAAAGCTGACAACGGCGGTGCTCCATCATACGCTTGAGTGTCATTGGCGACGGGGAGGGAATAGGCATCCCTATTATGGGCTCATGCGAGTCAAATCCCTGGCCCGCGTCCTCCACCGGGACCTGTCGATCAGCAATCGGACGAGGGCATAGGCTGCCAGTTCCCGGAAGTCAGTCAATAAACGAGGGGAACGGGGCGGTATATTGAAAGAGATATTCCACACGTCCCGCAATCTGTCAGGGATTAGTCAACGGAACACGGATGACTTTGTGGATTTAATGGCAATAGAACCGCCAGATACTGGGGATTCCGCTTTCAAATCTTTATTCGCTCCTCGCATAAGTTCATCGAGTCGCCGTTTGAAGCCGGGCAGGCCAGAGCTTAACCATACCTCCCTATCGCATAGCTTATATGAACGAATCCGATCGTATGGCCTCTCCCCCATCTTCCATGTTAAGTGTGCCCTTAATCACGAGCAAGCCATGCTCATAACATCCAAAGTGTTGGATGGGCAATTCTCCAGGAATGTGCGTCAGAGGACGCACATCCTTCTCAATGCATGGAAGGACGACTCTGCATCATCAAAAGGAGCAGCCAGACAATTTCCATACAACTCAGTTTGGTAGCTGAGCATGTATAATGAGCAGCAACACCTCAAACGGCTAAATAAAGCCTATCAACAATACTGTCCAATCA
Protein-coding sequences here:
- a CDS encoding Putative carboxylesterase, type B, carboxylesterase type B, active, alpha/Beta hydrolase; the protein is MMCNVKFVATFAGLLASVSAGPSVRLGNGLTVQGRIASDAPKVAEFLGIPYAAPPLADLRWEPPQPYVVPQSSSLFANGTVLNATSLPPSCWQYISIHPAIQRVDVPEFMIGDAGMDEDCLTASVWVPTDAVPAGKQTETEGEGEGLPVIIWFYGGGFETGGTDVPYQMPQNWIQRSQSHILVTFNYRMKLFGFPNSAALEEQNLGLMDQRFAVEWIRDNIAQFGGDPDRMTIWGHSAGAVAVDYYSFAYAEDPIVRGLIMDSGTAHLDQLMNHDASHSNFTFVAQQLGCGNLTDAAAELACMRKIPAEKLERFVADYKDSEVSPSIGFSPQVDNKIVFANYTEKAALGEMSDLPAIIGFNAAEGLFLAPYDAENGPDPAVADSLSYTFFWCPTTKTTNERLAAGRTTYRYYYSAVFNNTSPRPWMGAYHGSELPMIFGTHADFRGNSTAFEYELSHVMMDAYAAFVKDSTAGLDAIGWPAYTADSRLVRSYGENNNVTAGRRTLSAIEDECAALGLL